Genomic DNA from Mycobacterium stomatepiae:
GTTCGAGCGACCTGCCCTCGGCGAGCGCTGTCGCGTAGTCGCGGGGACGCAATTCGTACTTCTCCGAGTCGAGGTACTCTTCGCTGCCCTCCCGTACCGCGCGGTGCTCGAACAGCTCGTAGCCCGAGTAGACGCCCCAGGCCGGGCTCATCGTCGCGGCCAGCACCGCCCGGATGGCAAACATGCCCGGGCCGTTGTGCTGCAGTATCGCGTGCAGGATGTCGGGCGTGTTCACGAACAGATTCGGCCGCCGGAAATCGGCGAGAGCGGAGATGTCATTGCCGAATTCGGTGAGCTCCCATTTGGCCGTGCGCCAGGTGAAGTAGCTGTAGGACTGGGTGAAGCCCAGCTTCGCCAGTCCGTACTGCCGAACCGGCGGGGTGAACGCCTCGGACAGGAACAGCACGTCGGGATCGGCATCCTTGACCTGACCGATCAGCCAGGCCCAGAAGTCGGGTGGTTTGGTGTGCGGGTTGTCGACCCGGAAGAACTTGATACCGTGGTCGACCCAGTGCCGGACCACGCGGAGCACTTCGTCGTATAGGCCGGCCGGGTCGTTGTCGAAGTTGATCGGATAGATGTCCTGGTATTTCTTCGGCGGATTCTCCGCGTAGGCGATGGTGCCGTCCGGCAATTCGGTGAACCACTGCCGGTGTTCGCGCGCCCAGGGGTGATCCGGGGCGCATTGCAGTGCCAGGTCCAAGGCGACTTCCATGCCCAGATCGCGTGCCGCGGCGACGAATTTGTCGAAGTCCTCGATCGTCCCGAGCTCTGGGTGGATCGCGTCGTGGCCGCCCTCGTCGCTACCGATGGCCCAGGGCGAGCCCACATCTCCGGGCGCCGCGGTGGGCGAATTGTTGCGCCCTTTGCGGTGTACCTTGCCGATCGGATGGATCGGCGGCAGGTACACGACATCGAACCCCATGTCGGCGATGCGCGGCAGGTCCGCGGCCGCCGTCGCGAACGTGCCGTGCACGGGGTTTCCGTCGGCGTCCCAGCCGCCGGTCGAGCGCGGAAACATCTCGTACCACGAGCCGAAGCGGGCCAGCGGTCGGTCCACCCAGACCCCGTACTGCTCGCCGCGGGTGACGATCTCCCGCAGGGGATAGGTGTCCAGGATCTCGTCGACCTCGGGTGCCAGCGCCAGCGCGCTGCGTGTTACCGGATCTCCCGGGGCCCGCAACGCCGCGGCGGCCGCGAGCACCGGATCACGATTCGTGCGCGGCACTCCGGTCGCCGCACGCTCGAGCAAACTGGCGCCGACCAAGAGATCGTTGGACAATTCCTTCTCGCCCTGGCCGGCATCCAGCTTGGCCAGCAGTCCGTGCCGCCAGCTGTGGATGGGGTCGCCCCAACCATCGACGCGGAAGGTCCATAACCCGACCCGGTCGGGCGTGAACTGGCCATGGAAGACGTAAGGTTCCAGGCCCATCGTCATCGGCAGCTGCAGCGGTTTGACCCGCTCGACGGGCTTACCGTCGACCGGGGAGGCCAATCGTTCCGGGGCCTGCACCGCCGTGACGCGGCGGGTCTCGGTGACCTGCGGATAGCGCGGCCCGAGGTAGCGGACTACCAGGGTCGCCGCGACCGCGTCGTGGCCTTCTCGCCACACCGCGGCGCTGACTGGGACCGTTTCTCCGACTACCGCCTTGGCGGGGCATGCGCCGCAGGAAACGACGGGTGCGACGTTATCGATCTCGACACGACCGGGCACCACCACTCCGTTCCATCCGATTGATTGCGGGCAAACCG
This window encodes:
- a CDS encoding alpha-1,4-glucan--maltose-1-phosphate maltosyltransferase, which gives rise to MPGRVEIDNVAPVVSCGACPAKAVVGETVPVSAAVWREGHDAVAATLVVRYLGPRYPQVTETRRVTAVQAPERLASPVDGKPVERVKPLQLPMTMGLEPYVFHGQFTPDRVGLWTFRVDGWGDPIHSWRHGLLAKLDAGQGEKELSNDLLVGASLLERAATGVPRTNRDPVLAAAAALRAPGDPVTRSALALAPEVDEILDTYPLREIVTRGEQYGVWVDRPLARFGSWYEMFPRSTGGWDADGNPVHGTFATAAADLPRIADMGFDVVYLPPIHPIGKVHRKGRNNSPTAAPGDVGSPWAIGSDEGGHDAIHPELGTIEDFDKFVAAARDLGMEVALDLALQCAPDHPWAREHRQWFTELPDGTIAYAENPPKKYQDIYPINFDNDPAGLYDEVLRVVRHWVDHGIKFFRVDNPHTKPPDFWAWLIGQVKDADPDVLFLSEAFTPPVRQYGLAKLGFTQSYSYFTWRTAKWELTEFGNDISALADFRRPNLFVNTPDILHAILQHNGPGMFAIRAVLAATMSPAWGVYSGYELFEHRAVREGSEEYLDSEKYELRPRDYATALAEGRSLEPFLKQLNAIRRVHPALQQLRTIYFHGVDNDALMAFSKFDPATGDCVLVVVTLNAFGPEEGNLWLDMAALGMESYERFWVRDEITGQEFQWGQSNYVRIDPGQAVAHVINMPIIPQESRNTLLRRR